CATATCCCGACTGCCGCCTACTGGGCCGTTCGAAGTGCTGTAGCTTGTGCTACTCAGATCACCATGCTTATTGGCCTTGGCCATGAGTAAACTCATGCTCTTGTCTGCATCAATAACAAAAAACTCACGACCACCCCCCTGTTAATGTTTGTAATCTTCTTTTGTTTCCAGGTACATGAGCTCCACCACTGAGGCATGGGAATTGTCAAGTTTAGCTCACAAAGTTAACAACATTCATGGGCACCTTACCAAGCAACTTGACCTGTGCCAAAAACATATTGGTCAGTGTGGATTTAAGCTAAttatagaattttatatgctccaAGTGCGATTGAAGCAGATTTAAGCTATTGAATCTGTGAATGCTTTTTCCTTGCTTCCTCAAGGCGTTCACTGTTACCTGACCACCGCCGTCTTCAACTCTGAAAACTAGTTTCTCCAGCTCAAGACTGAGTGCAAGTTTACATTGCACTAATAGCTGTAATATTTGCTGGTTGAATTCCTAGCTGCTCTGTACATTAATTCCTGGTTTCTTTCTATCACTTCTATCTAGTGCTATAACCTCCTTTCATTTTCGCACTCCATATACCTTTCTATTTAATAAAATTCTGGTggctacatcaaaaaaaaaaaaaaaaacagagagagagaagTTGTGATCTGATTAGGAAAGTACATCTTATCTTTTGTTGCAGATGAGAAGAAGCACATTGAGGCTTACCAGACACTTGTACGGCTCTTTCAGGCTGTCCACATTGATAACATGAAGATCCTTAAGGCGTTACTATACTCAAGGGATGATCTTCCCCTCATTGATGGTACCAGCAAGAAAAGAGTTGGTGTCGATGTGCTGAGAAGGAAGATTGTCATGCTTTTCATCTCGGACCTCGACGTCGCCCATGAAGAACTCTTAGTTCTTGTTCAGATATACAGTGACACTCATCAAGGGAGGCTCGAGAGGCACTTTGAGATTGTCTGGTTGCCAGTCCTTGACAGGCACCTCCCATGGAACACCACAAAAGAGGAGACCTACAATCGCTTGGCATCCATGATGCCATGGTATTTGCTGCACGACCCTTTGCAGGTCGATGCCGCTGTGATCAAATACATCAGGGATGTGTGGCACTTCGAAAAGAAGCCGATGCTGGTGGTGTTGGATCCTCAGGGGAAGATAGTGTGTCCTAATGCCCTCCACATGATGTGGATATGGGGCACTCTGGCCGTTCCTTTTACCAGTAACAGGGAGGAGGCTCTCTGGAATGAGGAGACCTGGCGACTTGAATTCCTCGTCGATGAAATCGATCCTGCAATACTGGCATGGGTATGAGTTCGAGATCTCATAACGTTTTTGTTTAGCTTGTTCTATACGTAAGCATCAAAGAACCACTATTTTGTTGTGCTTGATATATAGGTGAGAGAAGGACGGTATGTATGCCTATATGGAGGCGAGGATATCGACTGGATACGAAGGTTTACTACAGCTCTCAGGCGTGTGGCACAGGAGGCAAAGATCCCATTAGAGATGGTATATGTGGGGAGAGCAATCCAAAGGAGCGAGTGAAGAAAGCCGTGGCGACGATCACGGCAGAGAAGCTCAGGGCTACTGGCAAGACCCAGTGATGGTGTGGTTCTTCTGGGTGAGGCTGGAGAGCATGTGGCACTCCAAGATGCAGCACGGCAAAACCATTGAGAATGACCCCATCATGCAAGAGGTGATGACACTGCTCACCTACGACGGCAGCGATGAGGGCTGGGCCCTCATCAGCCGGGGGTCGGTGGAGATGGTGAAGGCCCAAGGGAAGAAGCTCATCGACTGCCTGACGGAGTTCGACAAATGGAAGGCAGCTGTGGAGCAGGAGGGCTTTATTCCAGCAATGACAAATGCATTGTTGCCATACCATACCCATGAGCACTGCACTCGTCTTATCCTTCCCGGCGACACCGGCAAGATCACGGAGAAGGTGGTTTGTACCGAGTGCAAGCGTCCCATGGAGAAGTTCATCTTATACCGCTGCTGCAATGACTGAAATTATCATTAGCATGCATTCCATTTCTCGGCCATTGGAAGTTTGATTTGGTGTGACTGAGGAGCATGCTTTTCTAGAAGGTCTATACAAACAGTGTGTTTTACCAATGATTGAAGTGTCTTGTGGTCTATATATATGAGATCACTGTCCTTGCGTGGTTTTTCCAGTATTGTAATGTGTCTTTCATTATGGACCTATGGTTCAAGTAATAAAATTTTGCTACTTTTCTACGATAGATGTAACTGAACAATCTCTATAGTAACTGGTCGTTTTGATTAATAAGCATTTTAGTCTCGCAGAACACAAAAAACACAACTTTCTTCTTATAAGATTCATACTGCCGAACAAAAGAAATGTTGCCTGATAACCTCAGCTTCCTAATTAGCACTACTTGTCCATGGGGGATGAAGTGGTACGTATGAGGTCTTCATCTATAGTGAGATTCCTTCATTCGATACAAGAACGATTGAACGTGCAATGaatgcgttttttttttttttttttctttttttcttctttataaaaAAAGGAGTTACTTTTAGTTGAGTGTAAAGGCTCAAATCCAAATGGAATCACTGACAGCTAGAGGCGACTCAAGCGCGCTTGGTTGGGAGAGTTTGCGTGCATGATGTTATTAGAATAGATGAGTAGTCATCTTTTTCAACAACAAAAAAATGGGGTTGTCAAGTTTAATGATCTCGTGGTTACCGTGTGAATTCAATATCTCAGATGCCTTTTGTTACTTGCCCAATTGGTTTAGCACTTCAGAAGGAATTTGCTAGAAAAGAAtggaaataaaaaaagaaagaaagaagctgCATGCTGATTTCTGAACTGATGTGGctcaatcaattttttcttcttgctcAACTTCTGCTGTCACTTTACAGAAGTTATTGGGTGGCTTAGCCTCCTGTTTTctcgaaaaaaagaaaacagaaggagaaaaagaaaactttGCTGGAGTTATTCTTTAATCAGCTCAATAATGTTATTTCTTCAATTGAATATCTCTCACTTCTCGCAGCAAACCATTTGGGATATACCTCGCATTATTCTTGTAGAAAGAAGCGACCCcacatctttatttatttattttttttattgaaatggaGGCTGATAAACAGCCACcagaaatttattaaaaaaaacagCCTCCGATAGAGTCCGAGTTACAGAAATAGAGCTAGCAATACAGCAAGGTCAATGACAGAAATGGCCTGTAATAAGAACAAAACCTTAAACAAGTTACAGGCAACTTCTGAAAGccaaaaaattcaaattcaaaagtagGATGGCTTGCCCCCGCTGATGAGGTGAAGAGTGGGGTTGCCGGAGAGAGAGTGGGAGAGTAAGCTTACACTTCATCAAACTTAACTCCCCTGATTGTATTCCATATCTTTCCAAATTCAGCCCTAGCACTCTGTTTGCATAACACAGACCAATCACCGAAGAGGCTCATGGCATTTCTGGCAACCAAAGCCAAGGACAAGCTTTTGTAAAGGAACAATCTTGCGTTTCGTTCTTTGTAACAGGACCAAGCCACAGCAGCCAAGAGCATCAAGACAATGGGTTGAGATttttttaagaagtttttgagagCCCATTCATAAGAGAGATAATTGAAAGATGATTGgggatgaagaacatgaaggcaAGAGCAGAGCCTTTTCCAAATGTTGGAGAAAATGTGATCGATGGATGCAGGAGCTTTGTTGCAGATTgcacaaccccccccccccccccaagttCTGTCTGAGCTTTTTGCCCGGAACATCTCTGGTATTGAGCTTTGGGGCTGAGAACAGATCGGGTTTGACCGGGTTGAGAGAAAATTTTCATCCGATTAAATCTAATcggattgaaaaaaattcaatccgCTGAACGGTCTGTAGCAGGTTTGAGTGGGTTGTGTCGGTTTGGACTTCAATATTGATCCAATGTTGATTTTAAATCCAACATTAGTCCACTTAAACttatttacttttattttttagtcaatttaatgtaaaaaaatttaaacctTATAAATTACAAAtttgagatttattttttaatctgtacaaaataaaataaaaaaaatatttatttatctgaAAGTAATTACATCAGAAAGCTTTCACTTTAGAATTGTCTTAAATTGATGTGCTTCCATcaatatttaacattaatattctcatgaatccaaatatgTGACGTagtattttttagaatgaagtattgaagtctaaatgatGCCATTCtaaaatgaaagtgagtttgCGAAATAGTACATCGGTTGGATTCAGTTTCATATGGATTAGAAGTGTAGAAATCGAATCTGaccataaataatcaattttttacaaaCCCCAACCCGATTCCACCTAATTTATGTCTTTCAACTAGCCGAACTGATGTTTATTGGATCGGATTGGTTGGATTTCTTCGGGTTTTGATTATTTGCTCAGCCCTATTGAGCTTGTTCTTCCAGCAAAGCCATAAGAAATATTTAACTTTCATTGGTGTGAAGAGTTTCCATAGGGAAGAACCACAGTTGCATTTGACACCGGAGGAGTTAAGAAACCGATACATGGAGGATGTAGTGAAAGCACCATTGGTCTCCTCCTTCTAGCATACTCTGTCTTCATTACGGTTTAAGATAATCCTGGCCAACATAGCAATTACTTGTGAATATTCTAACCTTGTTTGAGGGCTTGGGTTAGATGGTGGTTTGATTTTCCAGATTCAATTCCATCTATTGTAGTAATGTGCTACTTTCCTATTCCTATTGGGACAATGTGCGGAAAGAGCAGGGAAAAGGACTTGAAGGGGAACATAGCATAGCCAGTTATCTCTCCAAAAAAGAGTCCTTTTGCCATTACACCACATACTTGCACATCTCCTAATAGGTCTCCAGCTGAATGAGAGTCTCATCTTTCTATGATAAGCATGTTGTACTTGTTTCTTCCAAAGATCTGAGTCACATGAGAGCATTCTCCAATCCTATTTAGCCAAGAGTGATTTATTGAGTTGCAAAATATCTTTCACTCTCAAACCTCTTTCATCCAGTTCATGCACACCAGTTTCTGATTTTCCTTGCAGCTGAAGCCACTCATGGAAGAAGAATCACTTCAAAGAAAAGAGCATCAataatagttaatttttttaataatccaAACAAGTAATCTGAAGAGGGATAAGTAGTACAAAGGTAGAGTAGTGAGGTTCAAGTTTACCAAAGTAAGACGACCCACAAAAGATAGAAGTTTAGCCCTTCCAAGTTGTGAGATGGGATTCAATACGTCGAAGCAAAATGGTCCAATCAGCCTTAGAAAATTTTCTATTGCCCGATAGAAGGCCAAGGTACTTGATAGGAAGTGGTGAAACTCTGAAGTTTAGCCACATAGCACACTCCTCAAAAGCTGGGGATAATGTGCCAACGAAAGAGACCGAACTTTTTCTCGAAGTTGATAGCAAGCCCGAAGGCTAACTCAAAGCTATAGAGAGTGATCTTCCAGGTTACAATGTATTCCTTGTTAGCCTGTAAAAAGATGAGTGTCACTGGCACATTGGAGGATTTTCGTGCCGCCTCTAATCCAGAGATTGCCAAGTCCTTCAAAGATGCCTTCTAAGGCAGCCTTGCTTAGCATCCTACATGAGGGATCAATAGTAATGATAAAAAGAAAAGGTGATAAGGGGTCACCTTGCTTAAGGCTCCATTTGCAGCCAATCCAATTGCCCACTTTGTCATTCACAGTGATCACAACTTTTGACGAACTAAGTATGTTTTGTGTCTATCCAATCCATTTCATGGGAAAG
Above is a genomic segment from Elaeis guineensis isolate ETL-2024a chromosome 1, EG11, whole genome shotgun sequence containing:
- the LOC105038753 gene encoding LOW QUALITY PROTEIN: protein SIEVE ELEMENT OCCLUSION B (The sequence of the model RefSeq protein was modified relative to this genomic sequence to represent the inferred CDS: inserted 2 bases in 2 codons) is translated as MATSTLASAAAAAAQKLQMIKGERHLFASSDDNIVMKQVLATHSPDGREVDARPLFQLIQDILQRSTPTVVVTPQTHMEAVEDRAHHPAVAGMLEALAYTIHRISSEMIYKCTSGSDAHATTLSLFNMLSSYTWDAKVVLVLAAFAVDYGEFWLTAQLHTVHPLAKSVSLLKQVPDIIEHTDVLKPRFDTINNLIKAMLDVTNCIIEFKELPSEYISPDSPDMAMAMAHIPTAAYWAVRSAVACATQITMLIGLGHEYMSSTTEAWELSSLAHKVNNIHGHLTKQLDLCQKHIDEKKHIEAYQTLVRLFQAVHIDNMKILKALLYSRDDLPLIDGTSKKRVGVDVLRRKIVMLFISDLDVAHEELLVLVQIYSDTHQGRLERHFEIVWLPVLDRHLPWNTTKEETYNRLASMMPWYLLHDPLQVDAAVIKYIRDVWHFEKKPMLVVLDPQGKIVCPNALHMMWIWGTLAVPFTSNREEALWNEETWRLEFLVDEIDPAILAWVREGRYVCLYGGEDIDWIRRFTTALRRVAQEAKIPLEMVYVGXSNPKERVKKAVATITAEKLXGYWQDPVMVWFFWVRLESMWHSKMQHGKTIENDPIMQEVMTLLTYDGSDEGWALISRGSVEMVKAQGKKLIDCLTEFDKWKAAVEQEGFIPAMTNALLPYHTHEHCTRLILPGDTGKITEKVVCTECKRPMEKFILYRCCND